A portion of the Acanthopagrus latus isolate v.2019 chromosome 21, fAcaLat1.1, whole genome shotgun sequence genome contains these proteins:
- the xirp1 gene encoding xin actin-binding repeat-containing protein 1 isoform X1 codes for MEAFGLRRTQSLRSLSGAQERSWAMPVPTRWERKSVYQLVQHYQSSDDLRSVDTVEQKHQVSESFADSRRRKLESRENHIKFENVGLRESGRRSNLSRSRSMDFLPQRASTGTKALRALFESKATLQQGYNSSPRLNAAAATGWKTGRDCPLQDWRSHNTPLKDTTNQRTAQVERGKATNGLPESYDRASRYSHDDKHSPALTKGGTPARQSRDRITTSSSVRDRSALYLSRAAAIDSTGGSTQPEFIGTPRATAKSNKMAGAARKVTVSQSHDEDDLPPPPPPPVPPRPLDYEGPSELGSLPVPPPKDMFTMFYQQRQKSELKRLFKHIHPDLRASLDDAVDDDILKAVQPESTQAADAAYQGEVQSMKWIFENWTLDNIGDPHATKKLLYEEELKGGDVRGTSSMFEHIDSTQQMSARRQTSVTGDVRTSMWLFETQPLDSLNQSKREEGELVEAVLREPIQPGDVRGTRLLFESKTLSDLGRCNSVEDHSFLKLRSELQEQKGDIQKTVKLFQPEPCCAIRDNSGNMHEIKSICREEINGSNISTARWLFETQPLDLINKGTEGVKIIRGISLEEAQRGGVDQKRWMFETQPIDTIQEVVGVDKFEGMVAEYAEEADVVNKRKLFEMQPLAALKGDSEEKSVEKEEIIGGDVKTSLWLFETQPMETLNDSYEVGRLKKVTLSADEQGEVKGKKQIFEGCSVQKNISVKEKEIEKGDVKGFKHLFETIPLSKIAQSDEEVVEQEKAVASGNVKGNKAMFETTPLYAIKDSTGNLHKVTTVSREELIKGKVQNYKWMFETKPLDELAEGKGNVEVIKGITRQEDKMGDVKMAKWLFETQTIDGIHSKFNQTEHSSSVEQEPHKGDVKTCKWLFETQPLDILYDKADKANDKEAIDNTNVKSITWLFESQPLDSIKDGEEYNLKLCSTIQDSVKSEVGVQTVKHLFETETLDKIRKDANSEHDVRCVSKVNFQSGDVSRVRELFESQSLDEIGSEMVTTASDEQNQDEHIEKGSVHTFTWMFENCPMNLINKDKNDANIQRDADAKGSDVQNKKFIFETSSLDKIHDQPLERKADSVEQPVSNVDVKSSTMMFESLPLYAIRDKEGQFHEVTTVKKEEVLSADVRGARWMFETKPLDAIKAENEVYVIRAVTQEDVKKGDVKSARWKFETQPLDSLTSRDEASVKVIEDLGSSNVQLNKQIFESEQSGNKFVRMVSVTDVQHGDVRTSTWLFENQTIDSLKGEPQEQCPLKTVHREDNQKGDVKRCTWLFESQPLDKIKESGDASVHGPDEEIPKADVKCTTWLFETTPLDKITANSVADTLSHLYQMSFVHSSGIIIEANESKNVNMAKYLLEGNKGVQIQKEESVGGNIRNIMLQLLLKPTLKPQVNILRETEKGKVNTTVVELPVYQSATAINLERDQRIQNIVQMIDDLLVQDKDLKKGIVMQETAGGQAEMTVYSLICSETRTESHVRERGDVKSTIGNLLATANSQRTATSCRVDENEKGNVNLYKSCIEKGDLHYLKTLRTEAAGDEVDHGLQAEEPVDIVQGDVKGAKRSLCQQKEQVERTISDVLPGDVKNTKKVFSSECTFSVDSAPKEEIIPGDVFTAKQQLSVQPPITVEKEDIVAGDIKATMQSLERAKQQSMCVEREIIKPGTIYDMDLSVQGPEVEVSQIQKEVIISGDVKAAKKSLEMAKQQSMHVERDVIVPGKIYNLNVTAQEESSSAAAQSACSSSSRCQQTKTNPKVSDAERDQESHVSFEACQQSAVIVSNCAPESLPPFVSCECNGQTTEDETEEVVRGDVKAAIRSLQSAATEQRLLDKEDIVKGNVQLALQSLKKSSVNVSKGDYKAAMIYRNSGRACSGRSKTVHKQCVVVSMPPSDTKLSPSISVTCEGQPSITTQNSTPNPVVNGNSKSSASESVTPPPLPQKTSERPQKPALLPKPQWTKSVVVEEQSILPTPAPEVSCPIQDNIKSVAIPQTVHETYHQNRVDELVQDSNQSAECRPMNSKAWGKMTKKTEQFTGSKLDGQVMTSNSSEVEMEKNVIQRINAAEEIQMCMEKYAEEGKHEMNVSLRAALQNFERKDSEARSKKAPLLSKKVKIINDNVSEHKETNKSTVQQHKPNPAKQRITDDAQQMSNKSLAHACHVQQNDRDEKQTKPEDKVVLREKKVKETEDERRQRLSVHKEEIMTGNVTAAMEIFENLRKREELKGILSQVQEIEGETSADVSSLKTLYDNVPAWMVTPSRNAKQRKAEEKKVEVAAQDDDLDSVSSVETAFEDLEKASKEIMHLKEQTLAKLLDIEETIKKALYSVSNLKSEADIAGLSGLFDESLKSEQNFQPANNIRKISIGSSKARSGHTREPSDGNKQRASDSSPPKQEVPRQVQAKPLTRQSSSQSSPSFISIHSAARRPAEQPKSPMSTFKPKPEGYSQSCLDANIDLGQESPNSPPQRKVSVLEVKSVPEQPAGIIGTKTVSETYEETDGFGNVFVSSVTSTFVTKQSDSKSSALFEVVASPPRYEVMTSPLIRRAGRPFEDKAQRNGKEEGTVFVTFSQPKEKH; via the exons ATGGAGGCCTTTGGCCTAAGGAGGACCCAGTCACTGAGGAGTCTCTCTGGGGCTCAGGAGAGATCATGGGCCATGCCAGTTCCCACCCGATGGGAGAGGAAGTCAGTGTATCAGTTGGTGCAACA TTACCAAAGCTCCGATGACCTGAGGAGTGTTGACACAGTGGAGCAGAAACATCAG gtgtCTGAAAGCTTTGCGGACAGTCGACGTAGAAAGCTGGAGAGCAGGGAGAATCAcatcaaatttgaaaatgtggGCCTCCGAGAATCTGGAAGACGCTCGAACCTGTCCAGGAGTCGCTCTATGGACTTCCTCCCTCAGAGGGCATCAACAGGCACCAAAGCTCTGCGTGCCCTGTTTGAGTCCAAGGCCACCCTGCAGCAAGGCTACAACAGCAGCCCTCGGCTGAACGCAGCAGCTGCTACTGGCTGGAAGACAGGGAGAGACTGCCCTCTGCAGGACTGGAGAAGTCACAACACTCCCTTAAAGGACACAACAAATCAG AGAACCGCCCAGGTGGAACGAGGAAAGGCCACGAATGGGTTGCCAGAGTCTTACGACAGAGCATCCAGATACTCACACG ATGACAAACATAGTCCAGCACTGACTAAGGGGGGCACCCCAGCAAGACAATCCAGAGACAGGATAACTACCTCCTCCTCAGTGAGAGACAGATCAGCTCTCTATCTGTCAAGAGCAGCAGCTATCGACTCCACAGGAGGCTCGACACAGCCA GAATTCATTGGTACTCCACGAGCAACAGCTAAATCTAATAAG ATGGCTGGAGCAGCCAGGAAAGTCACTGTTTCACAGTCTCATGATGAAGACGACCtgcctcccccacctcctccccctgtACCACCTAGACCCCTTGACTATGAGGGGCCTTCAGAATTAGGTAGCCTCCCTGTCCCTCCACCTAAAGACATGTTCACCATGTTCTACCAGCAACGGCAGAAAAGCGAGCTGAAGAGGCTCTTTAAACACATCCACCCAGACCTACGGGCGAGTCTCGATGATGCTGTGGATGATGATATACTAAAGGCAGTGCAGCCAGAAAGCACTCAGGCAGCAGATGCAGCTTATCAGGGGGAAGTGCAGTCCATGAAGTGGATCTTTGAGAATTGGACTCTGGACAACATTGGGGATCCTCATGCAACCAAGAAGCTGCTGTATGAGGAGGAGTTGAAAGGAGGAGACGTCAGAGGCACCTCCTCTATGTTTGAGCATATTGACAGCACCCAACAGATGTCTGCTAGAAGACAGACCTCCGTCACAGGAGACGTGAGAACATCAATGTGGCTGTTTGAAACCCAGCCCTTAGATTCCCTGAATCAATCAAAAAGAGAAGAGGGCGAGCTGGTGGAAGCAGTGCTGAGAGAACCCATCCAGCCAGGAGACGTGAGAGGGACTCGGCTGCTTTTTGAGTCCAAAACATTGAGTGACTTGGGGCGCTGCAACTCTGTAGAAGATCATAGCTTCCTCAAGCTGAGAtctgagctgcaggagcagaaagGAGACATCCAGAAGACTGTGAAACTCTTCCAGCCAGAACCCTGCTGTGCCATCAGGGACAACAGTGGCAATATGCATGAGATTAAATCCATCTGCAGGGAGGAGATCAACGGCAGCAACATCAGTACTGCTCGCTGGCTTTTTGAAACCCAGCCCTTGGACCTGATTAATAAGGGAACTGAAGGGGTGAAAATTATTCGGGGTATATCACTGGAAGAGGCACAAAGAGGAGGAGTTGACCAAAAGAGGTGGATGTTTGAAACTCAGCCAATTGACACAATACAAGAGGTGGTGGGAGTGGACAAGTTTGAGGGAATGGTGGCTGAATACGCAGAAGAGGCAGATGTTGTCAACAAGAGGAAGCTCTTTGAGATGCAACCCCTGGCAGCGCTAAAAGGAGACTCTGAAGAAAAGTCCGTGGAAAAGGAAGAAATTATTGGAGGAGATGTCAAGACTTCTCTGTGGCTGTTTGAAACTCAACCAATGGAGACCCTTAATGATAGCTATGAAGTTGGGCGTCTGAAGAAAGTCACCCTTTCGGCTGATGAACAAGGAGAAGtaaaaggcaaaaaacaaatatttgaggGCTGCAGCGTTCAAAAGAACATCTCAGTCAAGGAGAAAGAAATCGAAAAGGGGGACGTGAAAGGATTCAAACATCTTTTCGAAACAATTCCTCTGAGCAAAATTGCTCAGTCTGATGAGGAGGTTGTTGAGCAGGAAAAGGCTGTTGCGTCAGGAAAtgtaaaaggaaacaaagcaatGTTTGAGACAACTCCTTTGTATGCTATTAAGGACAGCACTGGAAACCTCCATAAGGTCACGACAGTCAGCCGGGAAGAATTAATCAAAGGGAAGGTCCAAAACTATAAGTGGATGTTCGAGACCAAGCCTTTAGATGAGCTTGCAGAGGGTAAAGGAAATGTTGAGGTAATCAAAGGCATCACCAGACAGGAGGATAAAATGGGCGATGTCAAGATGGCAAAGTGGCTTTTTGAAACCCAGACAATCGATGGGATCCATTCCAAGTTCAACCAGACAGAACACAGCTCCTCTGTAGAACAGGAGCCCCATAAAGGCGACGTCAAGACCTGTAAATGGTTATTTGAGACACAACCACTGGACATTTTGTATGACAAAGCAGATAAAGCGAATGATAAAGAAGCCATTGACAATACCAATGTCAAGTCCATTACTTGGCTTTTTGAATCGCAGCCTCTGGACAGCATCAAGGATGGCGAAGAGTACAATTTGAAGCTGTGCAGCACCATACAGGATTCTGTCAAGTCGGAGGTTGGTGTTCAGACAGTCAAACACCTTTTTGAAACAGAAACCTTGGACAAGATAAGAAAGGACGCAAACTCTGAACATGATGTGAGATGTGTCAGCAAGGTCAACTTTCAGTCTGGAGATGTTTCACGAGTCAGAGAACTTTTTGAATCCCAGTCCCTTGATGAAATAGGATCGGAGATGGTGACAACAGCATCTGATGAACAGAACCAAGATGAACACATCGAAAAAGGTTCGGTACACACATTTACGTGGATGTTCGAGAACTGCCCCATGAACCTGATCAATAAGGACAAAAACGATGCGAACATTCAGAGAGACGCTGATGCCAAGGGCAGTGATGTACAGAACAAAAAGTTTATATTTGAAACCTCCTCTCTGGACAAAATCCATGACCAACCCCTTGAACGGAAAGCAGACTCCGTGGAACAGCCTGTGAGCAATGTTGACGTCAAGTCAAGCACAATGATGTTTGAGTCTCTGCCACTGTATGCCATCAGGGACAAGGAGGGCCAGTTTCATGAAGTCACAACTGTGAAGAAAGAGGAGGTCTTGAGTGCTGATGTAAGAGGAGCGAGGTGGATGTTTGAGACAAAACCCCTCGACGCCATCAAGGCGGAGAACGAGGTTTATGTGATCCGAGCTGTCACTCAAGAAGACGTCAAGAAAGGAGATGTCAAATCGGCCAGGTGGAAGTTTGAGACTCAACCTTTGGACTCCCTTACCAGCCGAGATGAGGCCTCAGTCAAGGTCATCGAAGACTTGGGAAGTAGCAATGTACAGCTCAATAAACAGATATTTGAATCGGAGCAGTCTGGCAACAAGTTTGTGCGAATGGTAAGCGTCACTGACGTCCAGCATGGCGATGTCAGGACCTCCACCTGGCTCTTTGAGAATCAAACCATTGACAGTCTGAAAGGGGAACCTCAGGAGCAATGCCCATTAAAAACAGTCCACAGAGAAGATAACCAGAAAGGAGATGTCAAGCGCTGCACTTGGCTGTTTGAGTCGCAGCCACTGGACAAAATCAAGGAGTCTGGAGATGCCTCAGTGCATGGTCCTGACGAGGAGATACCGAAAGCTGACGTGAAGTGCACTACCTGGCTCTTTGAGACCACTCCACTGGACAAAATCACAGCCAACAGTGTGGCTGACACCCTGTCCCATCTGTACCAGATGAGTTTTGTTCACTCGAGTGGCATCATAATAGAAGCAAATGAgagtaaaaatgttaatatggCAAAATATCTGCTTGAAGGCAACAAAGGTGTGCAAATCCAGAAAGAGGAGTCTGTTGGGGGTAACATCAGGAACATCATGTTACAACTGCTACTCAAACCAACCCTAAAGCCCCAAGTAAATATcctcagagaaacagagaaaggtAAAGTGAATACCACAGTAGTAGAGCTTCCCGTCTACCAGTCAGCCACAGCTATCAACCTCGAAAGGGATCAGAGAATACAGAACATTGTCCAGATGATTGATGACTTGCTTGTTCAAGATAAGGACTTGAAAAAAGGAATCGTAATGCAAGAGACTGCAGGGGGACAAGCTGAGATGACGGTTTATTCACTCATCTGCAGTGAAACCAGAACTGAGAGTCATGTTAGAGAGAGGGGAGATGTGAAGTCTACGATTGGAAATCTGTTGGCTACTGCCAATAGCCAGAGGACTGCAACATCGTGTAGAGTGGACGAAAATGAGAAGGGAAATGTGAATTTGTACAAAAGCTGCATTGAGAAAGGAGATCTGCACTATCTGAAAACTCTTCGCACTGAGGCAGCAGGGGATGAAGTTGATCACGGCCTTCAGGCTGAGGAGCCCGTCGATATAGTTCAGGGGGATGTGAAGGGAGCAAAAAGAAGTCTCTGTCAGCAAAAAGAGCAGGTTGAGCGAACCATTTCAGACGTTTTGCCAGGGGATGTAAAGAACACCAAAAAAGTGTTTTCGTCCGAGTGCACTTTCAGTGTCGACAGTGCCCCAAAAGAAGAAATAATCCCTGGCGACGTCTTTACGGCAAAGCAACAGCTTTCAGTGCAGCCACCAATCACAGTAGAGAAAGAGGACATCGTGGCAGGAGACATCAAGGCAACAATGCAGTCATTGGAACGCGCTAAGCAACAGAGCATGTGTGTGGAGCGGGAGATCATTAAACCTGGAACTATCTATGACATGGACTTGTCAGTTCAAGGTCCTGAGGTGGAAGTTAGCCAAATACAAAAAGAGGTCATTATATCAGGAGACGTGAAAGCGGCTAAAAAGTCTCTTGAAATGGCAAAGCAGCAAAGCATGCATGTGGAGCGTGACGTCATTGTCCCTGGGAAAATATACAACCTGAATGTCACGGCACAAGAGGAAAGCTCCTCGGCAGCGGCGCAATCTGCATGTTCGTCCTCCTCCAGATGCCAGCAAACCAAGACGAATCCAAAGGTcagtgatgcagagagagaTCAGGAAAGCCATGTTTCCTTTGAGGCTTGTCAACAAAGTGCAGTTATAGTCAGTAATTGTGCGCCAGAATCACTGCCACCTTTTGTAAGTTGTGAGTGTAACGGTCAGACAACAGAAGATGAGACAGAGGAAGTGGTCAGAGGGGATGTGAAGGCAGCTATTAGATCTCTGCAGAGTGCAGCGACAGAGCAGAGGCTCTTAGATAAAGAGGATATTGTAAAAGGGAATGTCCAGTTGGCTCTGCAGTCTCTTAAGAAGTCTAGTGTAAATGTATCTAAAGGAGACTATAAGGCTGCAATGATATACAGAAATTCAGGGAGGGCTTGTTCAGGGAGGAGCAAGACTGTTCACAAGCAGTGTGTTGTGGTGTCTATGCCTCCATCTGACACAAAATTGTCTCCTTCAATTTCAGTAACCTGTGAAGGACAGCCATCCATAACAACACAGAATTCAACACCCAACCCTGTAGTAAATGGAAACTCTAAATCCTCCGCGTCTGAGAGTGTAACCCCACCTCCACTCCCTCAAAAGACAAGCGAAAGACCACAGAAGCCAGCTTTGCTGCCAAAGCCGCAATGGACAAAATCAGTAGTTGTTGAGGAACAAAGTATTCTACCAACCCCTGCTCCTGAAGTCTCTTGCCCCATTCAGGACAACATAAAAAGCGTGGCGATTCCACAGACCGTTCATGAAACATACCACCAAAACCGTGTTGACGAATTAGTTCAAGACTCAAATCAATCAGCTGAATGTCGACCAATGAACTCAAAGGCTTGGGgaaagatgacaaagaaaacagagcaatTTACTGGTAGCAAATTGGACGGCCAAGTAATGACGTCAAACAGCAGCGAGgtggaaatggagaaaaatgtcaTCCAGAGAATCAATGCAGCTGAGGAGATACAAATGTGCATGGAGAAATACGCAGAGGAGGGTAAACATGAGATGAACGTCAGCTTGCGGGCTGCTCTGCAGAACTTTGAAAGAAAGGACAGTGAGGCTCGAAGCAAAAAAGCCCCTTTGTTGTCCAAGAaggtaaaaataataaatgataatgttaGTGAGCATAAAGAAACCAACAAGTCCACTGTTCAACAACACAAACCAAATCCGGCGAAACAACGAATCACTGATGACGCACAGcaaatgtcaaataaaagtcTGGCCCATGCGTGCCATGTACAGCAAAATGATCGCGATGAAAAGCAAACCAAACCCGAGGACAAAGTTGTTttaagagagaagaaagtgaagGAGACAGAAGACGAAAGACGACAGAGGCTTTCTGTGCACAAGGAGGAGatcatgacaggaaatgtgacGGCGGCAATGGAAATCTTCGAAAATTTGAGGAAACGGGAGGAGCTCAAAGGAATCCTGTCTCAAGTGCAAGAGATTGAGGGAGAGACCAGCGCAGATGTTAGCTCCTTGAAGACATTGTATGACAATGTCCCTGCTTGGATGGTCACACCAAGTAGAAATGCAAAGCAACGTAAAGCGGAGGAAAAGAAAGTTGAAGTAGCGGCACAGGACGATGATCTAGACAGCGTCTCCTCAGTTGAGACTGCGTTTGAAGATCTGGAGAAGGCAAGCAAGGAAATCATGCATCTGAAGGAACAAACATTAGCAAAACTCCTTGACATTGAAGAGACAATCAAAAAAGCTTTGTATTCTGTCTCTAATCTGAAATCTGAGGCTGACATTGCAGGGTTGTCAGGACTGTTTGATGAGTCTTTAAAATCTGAGCAAAACTTCCAACCTGCCAACAACATCAGGAAAATAAGTATCGGGTCAAGCAAAGCCAGATCAGGTCATACCAGGGAGCCATCTGACGGAAATAAGCAGAGAGCTTCGGATTCAAGTCCTCCTAAACAAGAAGTGCCCAGGCAAGTGCAGGCCAAGCCACTCACCAGACAGTCCTCTTCCCAGTCTTCCCCGTCGTTTATCTCCATTCACTCAGCGGCCAGGAGGCCTGCAGAACAACCGAAGTCCCCCATGTCGACGTTTAAACCCAAACCAGAGGGCTATTCTCAAAGCTGCCTCGATGCAAATATTGATCTGGGACAGGAGTCGCCCAACAGCCCTCCACAACGCAAAGTCAGCGTGCTGGAGGTGAAAAGTGTTCCGGAGCAACCCGCAGGAATAATCGGCACAAAGACCGTCAGCGAAACATACGAAGAGACTGATGGCTTTGGCAATGTCTTCGTTTCTTCCGTGACTTCGACATTTGTCACCAAACAGTCCGACAGTAAATCATCTGCGCTGTTTGAAGTAGTTGCGAGTCCGCCCAGATATGAAGTCATGACATCGCCATTAATTCGAAGAGCTGGCCGCCCCTTTGAAGATAAAGCACAGAGAAACGGCAAAGAGGAAGGGACAGTGTTTGTAACATTTAGCCAACCAAAGGAAAAGCACTGA